The following proteins come from a genomic window of Macrobrachium nipponense isolate FS-2020 chromosome 18, ASM1510439v2, whole genome shotgun sequence:
- the LOC135196515 gene encoding putative nuclease HARBI1 has product MPQPPAPSRKDGRAWLIWAREWLTRRQLHGDYNQLLQELNKEDFCQAIIDTYRPEVMKCPKTQEEWKNVAKRFASKWNYFNCVGALDGKHVAIKKRKGGGSLYFNYKKFHSIILMALSDAKYKLLFIDVGAGGAGDGGTWQKCNLARTVTNNRTGLPQYRNLPNDEEPIPFHIVADDAFALNPWLMKPYSHQSQDPTKRMYSYRLSRARRVVENAFGLLQMRWRVFGTTMQHDVQVCKKITLCSCVMRNLALQRYPLAGTDVDYEDQHHNVVAVLGGRSR; this is encoded by the exons ATGCCGCAGCCACCAGCACCAAGCAGAAAGGACGGCAGGGCATGGCTGATTTGGGCTCGGGAGTGGCTGACACGGCGGCAACTACATGGGGACTACAACCAGctactacaagaactgaacaaggaggact tctgccaagccattataGACACATACAgaccagaagtgatgaagtgccccaagacacAAGAAGAATGGAAGAACGTAGCAAAAAGATTTGCCTCcaagtggaactacttcaattgtgtgggagccctggatgggaagcacgtCGCAATCAAGAAACgcaaaggtggaggatcactgtatttcaattacaagaagtttcACAGCATCATCCTCATGGCCCTCTCCGATGCAAAGTACAAGTTACTGTTCATCGACGTTGGTGCaggaggtgctggggatggaggaacctggcagaagtgcaacctTGCCAGGACCGTCACAAACAACCGAACAGGACTCCCGCAATacagaaatctgcccaacgacgaagaacccatccccttccacatagtcgctgacgatgccttcgctctcaatccgtggttgatgaagccctactcccaccaatcacaagatcccaccaAACGAATgtacagctacagattatctcgcgctcgtcgtgtggtggaaaacgcattcggcctgctgcagatgagatggcgagtcttcgggacgacgatgcaacatgatgtacaggtgtgcaagaagataactttgtgctCATGTGTCATGCGcaacctggcactgcaacgctacccactggctggcaccgacgtcgactatgaggaccaacaccataacgtcgTAGCAGTACTTGGAGGGAGGagtcgctga